A genomic segment from Bosea sp. OAE506 encodes:
- a CDS encoding 6-carboxytetrahydropterin synthase gives MFSVEVRDRIMIGHSLPDPFFGPAQNMHGATFVVDVAFFRKTLTKQNVVVDIGAALDVLNKTLKPLNYQNLDTLPQFSGVLTTTEFLCKYIFDAMAGAARSGALGQDGAGLSRIRVTLHETDLARATYEGALA, from the coding sequence ATGTTTTCCGTCGAAGTCCGCGACCGCATCATGATCGGCCATTCGCTGCCCGATCCCTTCTTCGGCCCCGCCCAGAACATGCATGGCGCGACCTTCGTGGTCGACGTCGCCTTCTTCCGGAAAACGCTGACGAAGCAGAACGTCGTGGTCGATATCGGCGCGGCGCTCGACGTGCTGAACAAGACGCTGAAGCCGCTGAACTACCAGAATCTCGACACGCTGCCGCAGTTTTCCGGCGTGCTGACGACCACCGAATTCCTCTGCAAATACATCTTCGACGCGATGGCCGGGGCGGCGCGCTCCGGTGCGCTCGGACAGGACGGGGCCGGGCTCTCCCGCATCCGCGTCACCCTGCACGAGACCGACCTCGCCCGCGCCACCTATGAGGGCGCGCTCGCGTGA
- a CDS encoding VOC family protein, whose amino-acid sequence MTPPRTHPRPALVPELSITALPVSLAFWCDLLGFRVLYDRPEQGFAAIERDGVEFMLEEYETGPTERSWDTGPREKPYGRGINFEMTVSEIAPLLERLERAAWPLFFGPEERWYRIGASEETGVRQFLVQDPDGYLLRLSQSLGRRPLQA is encoded by the coding sequence ATGACACCGCCTCGGACCCATCCCCGCCCGGCACTGGTGCCGGAGCTCTCCATCACGGCCTTGCCCGTAAGCCTCGCCTTCTGGTGCGACCTGCTGGGCTTCCGTGTGCTCTACGACCGCCCCGAACAAGGCTTTGCCGCGATCGAGCGCGACGGCGTCGAATTCATGCTGGAAGAATACGAGACCGGACCGACCGAGCGCAGCTGGGACACGGGTCCGCGCGAGAAGCCCTATGGCCGCGGCATCAATTTCGAGATGACCGTCAGCGAGATCGCGCCTCTGCTCGAGCGGCTGGAGCGCGCAGCCTGGCCGCTCTTCTTCGGACCGGAGGAGCGCTGGTACCGGATCGGTGCGTCAGAGGAGACCGGAGTCCGGCAGTTTCTCGTACAGGACCCCGATGGCTATCTGCTGCGTTTGTCCCAGTCGCTCGGCCGGCGACCCCTCCAAGCCTGA
- a CDS encoding glycosyltransferase family 4 protein yields MSTIAFAIPGDIGLPTGGYAYDRRLLAEWRDMGVTAEHIALPGSFPFPTADDLHETGRALLQRPYGDTLLIDGLAYGAFPEGIAAGLADRVVALVHHPLALETGLASDMAQRLRERETAALRYARAVVATSPATKRLLVSDFGVPEARIAVALPGVDPAPRAAGSANGEPLSLLAVGSVVPRKGYPVLVEALAGLRDRDWRLTLVGATDRAPETTRDLVAAIEAADLGGRIDLLGAIPDAALADAYARADLFVMPSLFEGYGMVLTEALARGLPIVCTTGGAAAETAPDAAALKVAPGDAAALAKALATLIDAPALRRSMADAAWAAAAALPRWREAATVVAETCLPGFGRKGG; encoded by the coding sequence GTGAGCACCATCGCCTTCGCCATTCCCGGCGATATCGGCCTGCCGACGGGCGGCTACGCCTATGACCGGCGGCTGCTGGCGGAATGGCGCGACATGGGCGTCACGGCAGAGCACATCGCCCTGCCGGGCTCCTTCCCCTTTCCCACCGCGGACGATCTTCACGAAACCGGTCGGGCCCTCCTGCAGCGGCCCTATGGCGACACGCTGCTGATCGACGGGCTCGCCTATGGCGCCTTTCCGGAAGGCATCGCAGCCGGCTTGGCGGATCGGGTCGTCGCGCTGGTCCATCATCCCCTCGCGCTCGAAACCGGGCTGGCCTCCGATATGGCCCAGCGCCTGCGCGAGCGCGAGACGGCGGCCCTGCGCTATGCGCGGGCCGTGGTGGCGACGAGCCCGGCGACGAAGCGGCTGCTGGTCTCCGATTTCGGTGTCCCCGAGGCGCGCATCGCCGTCGCGCTGCCCGGCGTCGATCCGGCGCCCCGCGCCGCAGGCTCCGCCAACGGCGAGCCGCTGAGCCTTCTGGCCGTGGGCTCGGTCGTGCCGCGCAAGGGCTACCCCGTCCTCGTCGAAGCCCTCGCCGGGCTGCGCGACCGCGACTGGCGGCTGACCCTCGTCGGCGCGACGGACCGGGCACCGGAGACGACGCGCGACCTCGTCGCCGCGATCGAGGCCGCGGATCTGGGCGGGCGGATCGATCTCCTCGGCGCCATCCCCGACGCCGCGCTGGCGGACGCCTATGCCCGCGCCGATCTCTTCGTCATGCCCTCGCTCTTCGAGGGCTACGGGATGGTGCTGACCGAGGCGCTGGCCCGCGGCCTGCCGATCGTCTGCACCACGGGCGGCGCGGCGGCCGAGACGGCGCCCGACGCGGCGGCGCTGAAAGTCGCACCCGGCGACGCCGCCGCCCTTGCCAAGGCCCTTGCAACCCTGATTGATGCGCCGGCACTGCGCCGGTCGATGGCCGATGCGGCCTGGGCCGCTGCCGCGGCCCTGCCGCGCTGGCGCGAGGCGGCGACCGTCGTCGCCGAAACATGTCTGCCCGGTTTCGGG